A single genomic interval of Cydia strobilella chromosome 3, ilCydStro3.1, whole genome shotgun sequence harbors:
- the LOC134755605 gene encoding uncharacterized protein LOC134755605 has protein sequence MESNKIKSFKKKQTKRTTSLDETANAEALRGAKLTESGKAEKEPSKLERPLKAGVPIGTPAQVTKPETMELSTAGPSTEKTMAAESGTTSVEPSKQVIDPGWEIRCKPRGKPAQTEEDAPMRKKLSQRKRQRLQKRREAESRPSGDKQEVDAPEGRAEGATTPAEQTQAKNKPEGKAKRARLDETISPRGDHKKQRTDASGNKEPPSSYAAAAATDLTVAITNDRTGRLTQQDAADVEKKIGDAIFQAAIETDLDTVAEAPAFSGRPSLVDGYLKLWCQDANTKAWLMKWLESATLQNGDRLVGKREDEMVRNTRCGILIPSLEDNLTKVGRVLNFQNPWAMVRKWTLHQAIPLKKRACTLLLVGIPEDVVPTVMEKGRRLNYLCGTVYIRFQHSGGRFRDSPPEKNATEANTDGGEDKPAENATSSPKNTPSAMDTDVANEHTSDIEEGILLDSEDEDGLPKGISLLDLKGRAEGTPPDGAFPL, from the coding sequence ATGGAgagcaacaaaataaaatcttttaaaaaaaaacaaacaaaacgaaCGACCTCCTTAGATGAGACGGCAAATGCTGAAGCACTAAGGGGGGCGAAACTAACAGAGAGTGGGAAGGCCGAGAAGGAGCCATCGAAGCTGGAGAGGCCACTGAAAGCCGGGGTACCTATCGGAACCCCGGCCCAGGTGACTAAGCCAGAGACGATGGAACTTTCAACAGCTGGACCCTCGACGGAAAAAACGATGGCGGCGGAGAGTGGGACGACATCTGTTGAACCCTCAAAGCAGGTCATAGATCCCGGCTGGGAGATCAGGTGCAAACCAAGAGGGAAGCCTGCCCAGACCGAAGAAGACGCACCTATGCGGAAAAAACTTTCGCAGAGGAAGAGGCAGCGGCTCCAAAAGCGAAGAGAAGCAGAAAGCCGCCCCTCTGGAGACAAACAGGAGGTTGACGCCCCGGAAGGACGGGCCGAAGGAGCGACGACCCCTGCGGAACAAACCCAGGCTAAGAACAAACCAGAAGGGAAAGCCAAGAGGGCACGCCTGGACGAAACCATATCCCCAAGAGGCGACCACAAAAAACAGCGGACGGACGCCTCGGGCAACAAAGAACCACCCTCCTCCTATGCGGCGGCAGCAGCGACAGACCTGACGGTGGCGATCACCAACGATCGCACGGGCAGACTGACGCAGCAAGACGCAGCAGATGTGGAGAAGAAGATCGGGGATGCCATCTTCCAGGCAGCCATAGAAACCGATCTGGACACCGTAGCGGAGGCCCCAGCGTTCTCAGGTAGACCCAGTTTAGTGGATGGGTACCTGAAGCTGTGGTGCCAGGACGCGAACACCAAGGCGTGGCTGATGAAATGGTTGGAGTCGGCCACCCTTCAGAACGGAGACCGTCTCGTTGGGAAGAGGGAGGACGAGATGGTCCGGAACACAAGGTGCGGTATTCTGATCCCGTCCCTGGAAGACAACCTCACCAAGGTAGGAAGGGTCCTCAACTTCCAGAACCCGTGGGCCATGGTGAGGAAGTGGACACTACACCAGGCGATCCCCCTTAAGAAAAGGGCCTGTACCCTACTCCTGGTGGGAATACCTGAAGACGTTGTCCCTACAGTGATGGAAAAGGGAAGGAGACTGAACTACCTATGTGGGACAGTCTACATTCGTTTCCAACACAGCGGAGGACGCTTCAGAGATTCCCCACCAGAGAAGAACGCAACAGAGGCGAACACAGACGGAGGGGAGGACAAACCCGCAGAAAACGCAACATCATCACCAAAGAATACCCCCTCTGCCATGGACACCGATGTCGCAAACGAACACACCTCAGACATAGAGGAAGGCATTTTGCTGGACTCGGAGGATGAGGATGGACTACCGAAGGGGATCAGTCTCCTGGACCTAAAGGGAAGGGCGGAAGGGACACCCCCCGATGGCGCCTTCCCACTGTAA